From SAR324 cluster bacterium, a single genomic window includes:
- a CDS encoding SpoIIE family protein phosphatase, with product MKILIIDGSRVARTFIKRELSSLPDAQFFEAENGEEGFNQVLKYVPDLITMGLIMKGNDNNSLIMKIRHTPELSHIPVIVITSSTEDEAINHAFDAGAAEIFFKPFPDGKLMNYVKTMFRKEQDLTNINILVADDSSTVRSIILRTLSSVGATTFGCVNGEEAIEILNRQPIDMIISDYIMPKKDGIEVCKYVRTELNRDDIPFILLTAVGERSVVLDALNAGANDYLTKPFSREEIMARIKNHVRMIHFNRRLQLELAERKKRELAMIYELNQARETQKVLLPTKLPEIPGARLAAKYVPMDQIGGDFYNIFPLEDNRFGIMIADVTGHGVPAALISFMVSGIFTNNALTVPSSTKLVMDLTNHYLHGKLRDDKFATMFYAIYDADEQSLLFTNAGHNVAYVFRGETDEHFELDTDGIFLGPFPNEITNYKEKEFQFNPGDRLLLYTDAIMEIADETGEMFGEERLLALVKSNKDTPLNELLDLIYDECLRFSGRDGMADDCTMVALEIL from the coding sequence ATGAAAATTCTGATTATTGATGGGAGCCGTGTGGCTCGGACTTTTATCAAACGAGAGCTTTCGTCACTCCCGGATGCTCAGTTCTTTGAAGCGGAAAATGGAGAGGAAGGCTTCAACCAGGTTTTAAAGTATGTTCCTGATCTGATCACCATGGGACTCATCATGAAAGGCAATGACAACAACAGCCTGATCATGAAAATTCGTCACACCCCTGAATTGTCGCATATCCCCGTAATTGTGATCACCTCCAGCACAGAAGATGAAGCGATCAATCATGCCTTTGATGCCGGAGCCGCGGAAATTTTTTTCAAACCGTTTCCTGACGGGAAATTGATGAATTATGTCAAGACCATGTTCCGAAAGGAGCAGGATCTGACAAACATCAATATTCTGGTGGCGGATGATTCTTCCACGGTCCGTTCCATCATCCTCCGCACCTTGTCATCTGTAGGCGCGACTACCTTTGGCTGTGTCAACGGGGAAGAAGCCATCGAAATTCTGAATCGTCAACCCATTGATATGATTATTTCCGATTATATCATGCCCAAAAAAGATGGCATTGAAGTCTGCAAATATGTTCGCACAGAACTCAATCGTGATGATATTCCGTTCATTCTGCTGACTGCTGTAGGCGAACGTTCTGTGGTGCTGGACGCCCTGAATGCCGGAGCCAATGATTATCTGACCAAGCCTTTTTCAAGGGAAGAAATCATGGCGCGTATCAAAAACCATGTGCGTATGATTCATTTCAACCGCAGGCTTCAACTGGAACTCGCCGAACGTAAAAAACGGGAACTTGCCATGATTTATGAACTGAATCAGGCCAGAGAAACCCAGAAAGTTTTGTTGCCCACCAAACTTCCTGAAATCCCGGGAGCCAGACTGGCGGCCAAGTATGTGCCGATGGACCAGATCGGTGGTGATTTTTATAATATTTTCCCGTTGGAAGATAACAGGTTCGGCATCATGATCGCGGATGTCACCGGGCACGGCGTTCCAGCGGCGCTGATCTCATTCATGGTGTCAGGGATCTTTACCAATAACGCTTTAACGGTTCCTTCTTCCACCAAACTGGTCATGGATCTCACCAATCATTATCTGCACGGAAAATTAAGAGATGATAAATTTGCCACCATGTTTTACGCGATTTATGACGCTGATGAGCAATCACTCCTGTTCACCAATGCCGGACACAATGTCGCCTATGTTTTCCGTGGCGAAACCGATGAGCATTTTGAGTTGGACACGGATGGAATTTTTCTGGGGCCATTCCCCAATGAAATCACCAATTACAAAGAAAAAGAATTTCAGTTCAATCCGGGAGACCGGTTGCTTTTGTATACCGACGCGATCATGGAAATTGCTGATGAGACAGGGGAAATGTTTGGCGAAGAACGGCTCCTTGCGTTGGTAAAGTCCAACAAGGACACACCGCTGAATGAACTCCTGGACCTGATTTATGACGAATGCCTGCGATTTTCCGGAAGAGATGGCATGGCCGATGACTGTACCATGGTCGCCCTGGAAATTCTGTAG
- a CDS encoding MBL fold metallo-hydrolase produces the protein MSTSVTWLGTASLEIQYNEQLVLLDPYLSRLNKWKVAFCKLHPDTDNITRYLGQLPSSPSALIVTHTHFDHVLDIPSLLPHIQGPVVGSDSLATILEMVEAYDRVTICHGNETLALTNDITVTMIRSRHGLVILGRVPYPGENIPANLPWRTRDYRHGLVFIPKIVMPELTLMAVSSAHFIPETLEGHRCDVLFLCVPGWKRVAEYPQKLIEIVQPQVVIPIHFDDFTKPVQGKTPMLPKQDLEGFTTIIRKSFPKIDLKIPEIGIPLKF, from the coding sequence ATGTCCACATCCGTAACATGGCTGGGTACTGCCAGCCTTGAAATTCAATACAACGAACAGCTTGTCCTGCTTGATCCGTATCTTTCCAGATTGAATAAATGGAAGGTCGCATTTTGTAAACTGCATCCGGACACCGATAACATCACCCGCTATCTGGGGCAACTTCCATCGTCACCTTCAGCCTTGATTGTCACGCATACCCATTTTGATCATGTGCTGGATATTCCGTCACTGCTTCCGCATATTCAGGGACCTGTGGTTGGCTCTGACAGTCTCGCCACTATCCTGGAAATGGTGGAGGCCTATGACCGTGTGACCATTTGCCATGGAAATGAAACATTGGCTCTGACCAATGACATCACTGTGACCATGATTCGATCCCGACATGGACTGGTGATTCTGGGTAGAGTTCCCTATCCGGGTGAAAATATTCCGGCAAATCTTCCCTGGAGAACCAGAGATTATCGTCATGGGTTGGTTTTCATTCCGAAAATTGTGATGCCGGAACTGACGCTCATGGCTGTGAGTTCCGCACATTTCATCCCGGAAACGCTGGAGGGGCATCGCTGTGATGTTCTGTTTCTATGTGTTCCCGGCTGGAAACGTGTTGCGGAGTATCCTCAAAAGCTGATTGAGATCGTTCAACCTCAGGTTGTCATCCCGATTCATTTTGATGATTTCACAAAACCTGTTCAGGGAAAAACACCCATGCTGCCCAAACAGGATCTGGAAGGATTTACCACAATAATCCGTAAATCTTTTCCGAAGATTGACCTCAAAATTCCAGAAATTGGCATTCCACTGAAATTCTAA
- the modA gene encoding molybdate ABC transporter substrate-binding protein, with translation MKRTRFSLVTLRVLAFAGLVLLCNRPAYADELRVAVASNFSDAIKEIAQAFEKKTDHQITLAFGSTGKHYAQIKNGAPFHAFFAADVERPKLLEEEGVAQPDSRFTYAVGKVLLWSPTEDLVDARGEVLNSGRFRYLALANPKLAPYGNAAEQVLQAKGAWETLQNRMVRGENIGQTYQFVISGNAELGFVALSQVKKPGATITGSYWAPPQSFYDPIEQQAVLLKNNVVARDFLSFVRSEPVRKIIQNYGYGTPE, from the coding sequence ATGAAGAGAACACGATTTTCTCTTGTAACCTTGCGCGTGCTGGCGTTCGCCGGACTCGTGCTGTTGTGCAACCGACCGGCTTATGCCGACGAGCTACGAGTTGCGGTAGCGAGTAACTTCTCTGACGCAATCAAAGAGATCGCTCAGGCCTTTGAGAAAAAAACTGACCACCAGATCACGCTGGCTTTCGGATCAACCGGGAAGCACTACGCGCAGATCAAGAACGGAGCACCGTTTCATGCCTTTTTCGCTGCCGATGTCGAACGACCGAAGTTGCTTGAAGAGGAGGGTGTCGCACAGCCGGACAGCCGCTTCACCTATGCTGTCGGCAAGGTGTTGCTGTGGAGTCCGACTGAGGATTTGGTGGATGCCAGAGGTGAGGTGCTGAACAGTGGCCGGTTTCGCTACCTGGCTCTGGCGAACCCGAAACTCGCACCCTACGGAAATGCGGCGGAGCAGGTGCTCCAGGCAAAAGGAGCCTGGGAAACCCTGCAAAACCGGATGGTGCGCGGCGAAAATATCGGCCAGACCTACCAGTTTGTCATAAGCGGTAATGCTGAATTGGGATTCGTCGCCCTCTCGCAGGTCAAGAAACCGGGTGCTACCATCACAGGCTCTTACTGGGCGCCGCCTCAATCGTTCTATGACCCTATCGAGCAACAGGCCGTGTTATTGAAAAATAATGTTGTGGCACGTGATTTTCTGAGTTTCGTCAGGAGCGAACCGGTGCGCAAAATCATTCAAAACTATGGTTACGGGACACCTGAATGA
- the modB gene encoding molybdate ABC transporter permease subunit: MINEHDLTALATSLKLAAVTTLILLMIGTPIAWWLARSRWRFKFLLEAVVALPLVLPPTVLGFYLLVALGPHGPIGRLMEMLGGRPLAFTFTGLVIGSVFYSMPFVIQPLQDAFTTVGRRPLEVAATLRASPLDRFFTVAVPLARPGFLTAAVLGFAHTLGEFGVVLMIGGNIPGQTQVISIAIYDHVEALEYTKAHWISGGLLLLSFSLLMVVYVVNKRFTAIQS; this comes from the coding sequence ATGATCAATGAACACGATCTGACGGCGCTCGCCACTTCGCTAAAGCTGGCGGCAGTCACCACACTGATTCTGTTGATGATTGGCACGCCCATCGCCTGGTGGCTGGCACGCAGCCGTTGGCGTTTCAAGTTTCTGCTGGAGGCCGTAGTAGCGCTTCCGCTGGTGTTGCCGCCGACCGTGCTCGGCTTCTATCTGCTGGTCGCACTGGGTCCACACGGACCAATTGGCAGACTCATGGAGATGCTGGGTGGCCGCCCGCTGGCTTTTACCTTTACAGGGCTGGTTATCGGGTCGGTATTCTATTCCATGCCCTTCGTCATCCAGCCTCTGCAGGATGCCTTTACCACCGTTGGCCGCAGGCCATTGGAAGTGGCCGCCACCCTGCGGGCCTCGCCCCTGGATCGTTTTTTCACCGTTGCTGTGCCACTGGCCCGTCCCGGCTTTTTGACCGCCGCCGTTCTTGGCTTCGCGCACACCCTGGGGGAATTCGGCGTAGTGCTGATGATTGGCGGGAATATCCCGGGCCAAACGCAAGTGATCTCCATTGCCATCTATGATCATGTGGAAGCGCTGGAATATACCAAGGCGCACTGGATTTCCGGTGGGCTGCTGCTCCTTTCTTTCTCTCTGTTGATGGTAGTCTATGTCGTCAATAAACGTTTCACGGCGATACAATCATGA
- the modC gene encoding molybdenum ABC transporter ATP-binding protein has translation MTIEARFRIDRGNFLLDVDLAIPRRGVTALFGPSGCGKTTLLRAIAGLERSPGGYLKVGDAIWQDPGQFLAPHRRQLGYVFQEPSLFAHLDVRRNIEYGLKRLEARQRKVSLERAVELLGIGHLLESRPHQLSGGEQQRVAIARALAVSPAMLLLDEPLAALDTQRKQEILPYLESLHRELEIPVLYVSHSRQEVARLADHMVLLAEGRVKASGRVNELFSRLDLALAHEPDAETVIDAVVAGHDKAYGLTYIDFPGGRFAVTGKPFPVASQVRLQVLARDVSLTLEPQSKTSILNIFPATVEQLAEEGEAQITVRLNVGSVPLLSRITRKSTDDLGLKPGVAVYAQVKSVALLM, from the coding sequence ATGACTATCGAAGCACGTTTCAGGATTGACCGGGGGAATTTCTTGCTGGATGTGGATCTCGCAATCCCCAGGCGCGGTGTCACGGCACTGTTCGGACCTTCCGGCTGCGGCAAGACCACGTTGCTACGGGCCATCGCTGGATTGGAGCGATCGCCGGGCGGTTATCTCAAGGTTGGCGACGCAATATGGCAAGACCCCGGGCAATTCCTGGCACCGCATCGCCGACAACTTGGATATGTTTTTCAGGAACCCAGCCTGTTTGCGCATCTCGATGTTCGGCGCAATATTGAATACGGTCTCAAGCGTCTTGAAGCCCGACAACGAAAGGTGTCGCTCGAACGCGCGGTTGAACTACTGGGTATCGGGCACCTGCTTGAGAGTAGACCTCATCAGTTATCCGGAGGTGAGCAGCAACGCGTTGCCATAGCCCGTGCACTGGCAGTCAGCCCCGCCATGCTGTTGCTCGATGAACCTCTGGCCGCACTCGACACGCAACGCAAACAGGAGATTCTGCCTTATTTGGAATCACTGCACCGTGAGTTAGAGATCCCGGTGCTTTACGTCAGCCATTCCCGCCAGGAAGTCGCACGACTGGCAGATCATATGGTGCTGTTGGCGGAGGGGCGGGTCAAGGCTTCAGGGCGGGTTAATGAACTGTTCTCCCGTCTCGATCTGGCATTGGCTCACGAACCAGATGCGGAGACGGTGATCGACGCCGTGGTCGCTGGACACGATAAGGCCTACGGCCTCACGTACATCGATTTTCCCGGTGGTCGATTCGCCGTAACAGGCAAACCGTTCCCCGTAGCAAGTCAAGTGCGTCTCCAGGTATTGGCCCGGGATGTTAGCCTTACCCTGGAACCACAGAGCAAAACCAGCATCCTCAATATCTTCCCGGCCACAGTGGAGCAACTTGCGGAGGAGGGCGAAGCACAGATCACTGTACGCTTGAATGTGGGCTCCGTCCCCTTGTTATCGCGAATTACCCGCAAATCTACTGATGATCTCGGTCTGAAACCGGGAGTGGCGGTGTACGCTCAGGTGAAGAGTGTCGCTTTGTTGATGTGA
- a CDS encoding proline--tRNA ligase, translating into MAKNITPRKENYSQWYLDVINAGQLADYAPVKGCMVIRPTGYALWESMQAQLDRMFKETGHVNAYFPLLIPQSFMEKEAQHVEGFSPECAVVTHGGGKKLEEPLMIRPTSETVIGHMYSQWVGSYRDLPVLINQWCNVMRWEKRTRLFLRTSEFLWQEGHTAHETFEEAQEETLRMLEIYRQFQEEYLAIPVIKGQKSESEKFPGAVSTYTIEAMMQDGKALQSATSHNLGQNFAKAFNIQYLDRENQQQYAWTTSWGCSTRMIGGLIMTHSDDDGLIVPPRIAPVAVVIVPIFTNDEEKAKTLEFADAVAQRLHGVLDKLRVKVDTRDNLRPADKFFHWIQQGVPLRIEIGPRDVEKQAGMIARRDKREKVSVPLDAIADKVKELMEAIHHNLYQRAMTFRQENTHTVSSYDEFKQVIDSRGGFIRAHWNGSSAIEEKIKEETKATIRCLPFTEQPVPGKCIVTGEPSKQEAIFAIAY; encoded by the coding sequence ATGGCCAAAAACATTACCCCGCGTAAAGAAAATTATTCACAGTGGTATCTTGATGTGATCAACGCCGGACAACTTGCCGATTATGCCCCGGTCAAAGGATGCATGGTGATTCGCCCCACAGGGTATGCGCTTTGGGAATCCATGCAGGCACAACTTGATCGGATGTTTAAGGAAACAGGCCATGTGAATGCTTATTTTCCGTTGCTGATTCCTCAAAGTTTTATGGAAAAAGAGGCCCAGCATGTGGAAGGTTTCAGTCCGGAGTGTGCGGTCGTGACCCATGGCGGCGGCAAAAAACTTGAAGAACCACTGATGATCCGCCCAACCTCTGAAACCGTCATCGGCCACATGTATTCCCAATGGGTTGGCAGTTACCGGGACCTGCCAGTTCTGATCAATCAATGGTGCAACGTGATGCGTTGGGAAAAACGTACCCGCTTGTTTCTACGAACTTCTGAATTTTTATGGCAGGAAGGACACACTGCGCACGAAACCTTTGAGGAAGCACAGGAGGAAACGTTGCGTATGCTGGAAATCTATCGCCAGTTTCAGGAAGAATATCTGGCAATTCCTGTCATCAAGGGGCAAAAATCAGAATCTGAAAAATTTCCGGGAGCGGTTTCAACCTATACGATTGAAGCCATGATGCAGGATGGGAAAGCTCTGCAAAGCGCAACTTCCCACAATTTGGGACAAAATTTCGCAAAGGCGTTCAATATTCAGTATCTGGATCGGGAAAACCAGCAGCAGTATGCCTGGACCACCAGTTGGGGCTGTTCCACCCGGATGATCGGCGGGTTGATCATGACCCATAGCGATGATGACGGATTGATCGTCCCCCCCAGAATCGCGCCTGTTGCGGTGGTGATTGTGCCAATTTTCACCAATGATGAAGAAAAAGCCAAAACCCTTGAATTTGCGGATGCTGTCGCACAGCGATTGCATGGAGTGCTGGACAAACTGAGAGTCAAAGTGGACACCCGTGATAATTTACGTCCGGCTGACAAGTTCTTCCACTGGATCCAGCAAGGTGTTCCCTTACGGATCGAAATAGGGCCTCGTGATGTTGAAAAACAGGCAGGCATGATTGCCCGTCGTGACAAACGGGAGAAAGTTTCCGTTCCCCTGGACGCCATTGCTGACAAAGTCAAGGAACTGATGGAAGCAATTCACCACAATCTTTATCAGCGAGCCATGACATTCCGGCAGGAAAACACCCATACTGTCAGCAGTTACGATGAATTCAAACAGGTCATCGACTCCCGGGGAGGATTCATCCGCGCGCATTGGAATGGTTCCAGTGCGATTGAAGAAAAAATAAAAGAGGAAACAAAAGCCACAATTCGTTGCCTGCCCTTCACAGAGCAACCTGTTCCAGGCAAATGCATCGTGACGGGTGAACCCTCTAAACAGGAAGCCATTTTTGCCATAGCGTATTGA
- a CDS encoding polymer-forming cytoskeletal protein produces MKHFFNFFSQIKETPLFGKKRPEFIKGATPTYVGSGMKIEGKLRCGGPIRIDGEIRGTIDCESEITIGPSALIIATVRAAKVVVNGKIEGNLFTSEHLEVLSQGYIVGNVTTPRGCMVVHEGAIIEGQCLVFSSSSSAEPSKTLLEAPDDSRMLEDFVNEAARNVSHAGMKAAPVSRK; encoded by the coding sequence ATGAAACATTTTTTTAATTTTTTCAGTCAAATCAAGGAGACCCCCTTGTTTGGTAAAAAACGACCCGAATTTATCAAAGGTGCCACCCCCACCTATGTCGGAAGCGGAATGAAAATTGAGGGCAAGCTGCGTTGCGGTGGTCCGATCCGGATTGATGGTGAAATCCGGGGAACTATTGATTGTGAAAGTGAAATCACGATTGGCCCCTCCGCCTTGATTATCGCCACGGTCCGTGCGGCCAAAGTGGTTGTCAATGGTAAAATTGAAGGCAATTTATTCACATCGGAACATCTCGAGGTTTTGAGTCAAGGCTATATCGTCGGAAATGTGACCACTCCACGCGGTTGTATGGTGGTGCATGAAGGCGCGATCATCGAAGGTCAATGCCTGGTATTTTCATCATCGTCATCCGCGGAGCCGTCAAAAACTCTGCTTGAGGCTCCCGACGACAGCAGAATGCTTGAAGATTTTGTCAATGAAGCCGCCAGAAATGTTTCTCACGCAGGAATGAAAGCTGCTCCCGTTTCCAGGAAATGA
- the thiS gene encoding sulfur carrier protein ThiS — MRSVFLNGQKHEVPAHFTLHQLLKTLPLVSLEHGIAVCVNDEVIPRKNWSGCQLQDQDRIDVVHATQGG; from the coding sequence ATGCGGAGTGTGTTCCTCAACGGACAAAAACATGAGGTTCCTGCACATTTCACTCTGCATCAACTGCTCAAAACGCTCCCTCTTGTGTCTCTCGAACATGGCATTGCCGTCTGTGTGAATGATGAAGTGATTCCCAGAAAAAATTGGTCCGGGTGCCAGTTGCAGGATCAAGACCGGATTGATGTCGTACATGCCACCCAGGGAGGCTGA
- the bioD gene encoding dethiobiotin synthase, giving the protein MSKAPEQLFVTGIGTDVGKSVVSAILAQKLEGEYWKPVQAGNLEDSDSHQMARWVSHPHFRVHPEAFRLSRPMSPHAAAELDGVHIELDQIRLPQTSHPLVVEGAGGLMVPLNHDKLMIDLIAQLNLPVVLVSKNYLGSINHTLLSLELLKHRRISVYGMVFNGPENSATEQFIMEYSKVRCLGRVMQEASIDASIIRRYAESWTWSPEEPSSDFC; this is encoded by the coding sequence ATGTCAAAGGCTCCTGAACAATTGTTTGTCACTGGAATTGGAACAGATGTCGGCAAATCAGTAGTTTCAGCAATTCTAGCCCAGAAGCTGGAGGGCGAGTATTGGAAACCCGTGCAGGCTGGAAATCTGGAAGATTCAGATTCACACCAGATGGCACGCTGGGTTTCTCATCCACATTTCAGGGTTCATCCTGAAGCCTTTCGGTTGTCTCGGCCAATGTCCCCTCATGCGGCGGCAGAATTAGACGGAGTTCACATTGAGTTGGACCAGATCCGGTTGCCCCAGACATCGCATCCACTGGTTGTTGAAGGCGCCGGTGGATTGATGGTCCCGCTGAATCATGACAAGCTCATGATTGATCTGATCGCCCAATTAAACCTCCCGGTAGTTCTGGTTTCCAAAAATTATCTGGGGAGTATCAACCATACTCTGCTTTCACTGGAACTGCTGAAACACAGACGGATTTCTGTTTATGGAATGGTATTCAACGGCCCTGAAAATTCAGCGACAGAACAATTTATTATGGAATATTCTAAGGTCAGGTGTTTGGGGCGAGTCATGCAAGAGGCCTCTATTGACGCCAGTATCATTCGACGTTATGCGGAATCCTGGACATGGTCCCCAGAGGAACCTTCCTCTGATTTTTGTTGA
- a CDS encoding M18 family aminopeptidase has translation MSSDTQSVISTQALMNFLDESPTPFHAVESLVQRLRPQGFEELKETDSWKLEKGGRYFVSRGGGSLIAWIQNDKPAEQGFRIIGAHTDSPNLRIKPNPNISQQEYWQLGVEEYGGVILASWTDRDLSLAGQVFTANQDSSLQKHLVRFDEPLLRIPLLAIHLNREVNTKGLILNKQTQILPVFSIKQSNDDKQADILREWLGENLHVAPQDILGFDLCLYDVQKSALTGKNKEFLVSSRIDNLFSCFCALTALQGCADEKHRQIPVMACFDHEEIGSMTDHGARSSFLKSVLTRVVQHTHSDSLADYERSMAHSLMISADMAHAVHPSFSDKHDAQHFPHMNQGPVIKVNVKGNYATSGATQSILENLARKEKIPVQRFVSRGDLACGSTIGPYVSGDLGIPTADIGAAMLSMHSIREMCGSHDTEFMIRLMRSFYLHS, from the coding sequence ATGTCTTCTGATACTCAAAGTGTTATTTCAACGCAGGCTTTGATGAACTTTCTGGATGAATCTCCAACCCCATTTCATGCGGTAGAAAGTCTGGTCCAGCGTCTCAGACCCCAAGGTTTTGAAGAATTGAAAGAAACCGATTCCTGGAAACTCGAAAAAGGCGGACGATATTTTGTATCACGGGGTGGCGGTTCATTGATCGCGTGGATCCAGAATGATAAGCCGGCAGAACAAGGATTCCGCATCATCGGTGCCCATACCGACAGTCCCAATCTCAGAATCAAGCCCAACCCGAACATCAGCCAACAGGAATATTGGCAACTTGGGGTGGAAGAATATGGCGGAGTGATTCTGGCCAGTTGGACAGATCGTGATTTATCACTGGCAGGTCAGGTCTTTACCGCCAATCAGGATAGTTCCCTCCAGAAACATCTGGTCCGGTTTGATGAACCCCTGTTGCGTATTCCGTTGCTTGCCATACACCTGAATCGGGAGGTCAACACCAAGGGATTGATCCTCAACAAACAAACCCAAATTCTGCCGGTATTCAGCATTAAACAGTCCAACGATGATAAACAGGCTGATATTTTGCGTGAATGGTTGGGGGAAAATCTGCACGTGGCACCTCAGGATATTCTTGGCTTTGATCTGTGTCTGTATGATGTCCAGAAAAGCGCGTTGACCGGCAAAAACAAGGAATTTCTGGTGAGTTCCAGAATTGATAACCTGTTTTCCTGTTTTTGCGCGCTGACAGCACTTCAGGGATGTGCGGATGAGAAACACAGACAGATTCCGGTTATGGCCTGTTTTGATCATGAGGAAATTGGCAGTATGACGGACCATGGCGCACGATCGTCTTTTCTCAAGAGCGTACTCACACGCGTTGTGCAACACACTCACAGCGATTCCCTGGCTGATTATGAACGGAGCATGGCTCACTCACTCATGATTTCAGCGGATATGGCGCATGCCGTACATCCCAGTTTTTCAGACAAGCACGATGCCCAGCATTTTCCTCATATGAATCAGGGGCCGGTGATCAAAGTGAATGTGAAAGGGAATTATGCAACCAGTGGCGCAACCCAGTCTATTCTGGAAAATCTGGCCCGGAAGGAAAAGATCCCTGTTCAACGGTTCGTAAGTCGAGGCGATCTGGCTTGCGGAAGCACGATTGGCCCTTATGTTTCCGGCGATTTGGGAATTCCGACCGCAGATATCGGTGCCGCCATGCTGTCCATGCATTCGATCCGGGAAATGTGCGGGAGCCATGACACCGAATTCATGATCCGGTTGATGCGTTCTTTCTATTTGCATTCATGA
- a CDS encoding AarF/ABC1/UbiB kinase family protein — MPLDKLFRSSKRFLEEIGQHTGQWLEEVISDPKLQKVLRELPFDLGTQMSQVEQQLMVFLSGILPENLDVSRLFEQVESRFKQVWLEMGGIVQFGDRYVDAVQVIMSIVIRTRLFQYYSSRLNEEEKLQKEALLHEKNAIELTDLCKRQKGAWIKAAQFLSCRADWLPLVYLDHLGTLQDQAPATEWIEVEKILVQELGAEWEQMFLELDRTPVATASIAQVHKGILKRNNQPIALKIQHPDVSAMIKADLKFFQMVSQLVNRVEGIDVKQFIKELSRSILLELDYYQEARNLNEFCSSYRKTTWKFPLLIPELLTTRTLGMEFVEGMPVRDFLKNTPGVAPLVLKELVGSFMQQIFSVGIFHADPHPGNFFVTPTGQIAILDYGALGRLTPQETSHFQKIMLALLFHLYVDYATILTQAGFHVSDPQRLNDALHNASVPQEGLLQLQFYLQILKEVEVEIPDSFILMIRVLISLGGLLAQYQVKLDFQELASSLL, encoded by the coding sequence ATGCCGTTAGACAAGTTGTTTCGGAGTTCCAAACGATTTTTGGAAGAGATTGGACAGCATACAGGACAATGGCTGGAAGAAGTCATTTCTGACCCTAAACTTCAAAAAGTGTTGCGTGAATTGCCTTTTGACCTTGGAACTCAAATGTCTCAGGTTGAACAGCAACTCATGGTGTTTCTTTCAGGGATTCTTCCTGAAAACCTGGATGTTTCCAGACTTTTTGAACAGGTTGAGTCACGTTTCAAGCAGGTCTGGCTGGAGATGGGAGGCATTGTTCAGTTTGGTGACCGATATGTTGATGCCGTTCAGGTGATCATGTCCATCGTCATCCGAACCAGGTTGTTTCAGTATTATTCCTCTCGACTCAACGAAGAGGAAAAACTTCAGAAAGAGGCTCTGTTGCATGAAAAAAACGCCATCGAACTGACCGACCTGTGTAAACGACAAAAAGGCGCATGGATCAAGGCCGCACAGTTTTTGAGTTGCAGAGCCGATTGGTTACCCCTTGTTTATCTGGATCACCTTGGCACGTTACAGGACCAGGCTCCTGCGACAGAATGGATTGAAGTGGAAAAAATTCTGGTTCAGGAACTGGGAGCTGAGTGGGAACAGATGTTTCTGGAACTGGACCGAACTCCTGTGGCAACGGCGTCCATTGCACAAGTCCACAAAGGCATTCTCAAGCGAAACAACCAACCGATAGCACTTAAAATCCAGCACCCTGATGTTTCCGCAATGATCAAGGCGGACCTCAAATTTTTCCAGATGGTGTCACAACTGGTCAATCGTGTGGAAGGAATTGATGTCAAACAGTTCATCAAAGAACTCTCGCGCAGTATTCTTCTTGAACTGGATTATTATCAGGAAGCACGAAACTTGAATGAATTCTGCTCAAGTTACCGCAAAACAACCTGGAAATTTCCACTGCTGATTCCTGAATTGCTCACCACACGCACCTTAGGCATGGAGTTTGTGGAAGGCATGCCTGTGCGCGATTTTCTCAAGAACACTCCGGGTGTCGCTCCGCTGGTGCTTAAGGAACTGGTTGGCAGTTTTATGCAACAGATTTTTTCTGTGGGTATATTTCATGCCGACCCTCATCCCGGAAATTTTTTCGTAACCCCCACCGGACAAATTGCGATTCTTGATTATGGCGCTCTGGGAAGGCTTACCCCTCAGGAAACAAGTCATTTTCAGAAAATAATGCTGGCACTGTTATTCCATTTGTATGTGGATTACGCGACGATCCTCACTCAGGCTGGCTTTCATGTCAGTGATCCGCAACGCCTGAATGACGCTCTGCATAATGCCAGTGTTCCACAGGAAGGGTTGTTGCAATTACAATTTTATCTCCAGATTCTCAAAGAAGTGGAGGTCGAAATTCCTGACAGTTTTATTCTGATGATCCGGGTGTTGATTTCGCTTGGAGGATTACTGGCACAATATCAGGTCAAACTGGATTTTCAGGAACTGGCCTCTTCACTGTTATAG